The following proteins come from a genomic window of Candidatus Eremiobacterota bacterium:
- the trpC gene encoding indole-3-glycerol phosphate synthase TrpC: MTDMLEKLYAAKAEAREADEAREPIEVLRERAQNRLGERRRFRAALEVARGPAIVAEIKRASPSVGLIVPHLDPAQVARDYEDAGADAISVLTEADHFLGDLAYLDVAREASVLPILRKDFLRTRYEVVQSAAYGADAILAIVAGLTDEQLADILDEARQHQLDVLVEVHTETELRRAVSAGAMLLGINNRNLHTFETDLAVTEELLPLVPPGVLVISESGVKSQDDVARLVVRGVYGVLVGESLMRADDKSEAIRALKGALNVPL; encoded by the coding sequence ATGACGGACATGCTCGAAAAGCTCTACGCGGCCAAAGCGGAGGCGCGCGAAGCCGACGAAGCGCGCGAGCCGATTGAGGTGCTGCGCGAGCGGGCGCAGAACCGGCTCGGCGAGCGCCGGCGTTTTCGCGCGGCGCTCGAAGTGGCGCGTGGGCCGGCGATCGTCGCGGAGATCAAGCGGGCCTCGCCGTCAGTCGGGTTGATCGTTCCCCATCTCGATCCGGCGCAAGTCGCGCGCGACTACGAAGACGCGGGCGCCGACGCGATCAGCGTGTTGACCGAGGCTGATCATTTCCTCGGCGACCTCGCGTATCTCGACGTCGCGCGCGAAGCGAGCGTGCTCCCGATCTTGCGCAAAGACTTCTTGCGCACGCGGTACGAGGTCGTGCAGTCGGCCGCATACGGCGCCGACGCGATCCTGGCGATCGTCGCGGGGCTCACCGACGAGCAGCTCGCCGATATCCTCGACGAGGCGCGGCAGCACCAGCTGGACGTGCTCGTCGAGGTGCATACCGAAACGGAGCTGCGCCGCGCCGTCTCGGCCGGAGCGATGCTCCTAGGGATCAACAACCGCAACTTGCACACCTTCGAGACGGACCTCGCCGTCACCGAGGAGCTGCTGCCGCTCGTGCCGCCCGGCGTGCTCGTGATCAGCGAGAGCGGCGTGAAATCACAGGACGACGTCGCCCGCTTGGTCGTGCGCGGCGTCTACGGCGTGCTGGTCGGCGAGTCGCTGATGCGCGCCGACGACAAGAGCGAAGCGATTCGCGCGCTGAAGGGCGCGCTGAACGTTCCGCTGTAG
- a CDS encoding phosphoribosylanthranilate isomerase, giving the protein MRTRVKICGCTSAADVALAVDAGADAVGVILAEESERRVSVERFRDIAETVPAITTLVAVFVDPPAALVDEALKVGAIPQFHGYEPAEVCEAFAAGPYLKAYHVRDGGVPSRAEFDAHARPFEHATWLFDAAGAGGRSGGTGRMFRWELARELAGARRFVVSGGLTPENVADCVRAVRPYAVDVRSGVETSGLKDGAKVRAFVEAVRLADAGVGA; this is encoded by the coding sequence TTGCGCACGCGGGTGAAGATCTGCGGCTGCACGAGCGCGGCCGACGTCGCGCTCGCCGTCGACGCGGGGGCCGACGCGGTCGGCGTGATCCTCGCCGAGGAGTCGGAGCGGCGGGTCAGCGTTGAGCGCTTCCGCGACATCGCGGAGACGGTCCCGGCAATCACGACGCTGGTCGCGGTCTTCGTCGATCCACCCGCAGCGCTCGTCGACGAGGCGCTGAAAGTCGGCGCTATCCCGCAGTTCCACGGGTACGAGCCGGCCGAGGTCTGTGAAGCCTTCGCCGCCGGGCCGTACCTGAAGGCCTACCACGTCCGGGATGGCGGCGTGCCGTCGCGGGCGGAATTCGACGCGCACGCGCGCCCGTTCGAGCACGCGACCTGGCTTTTCGACGCCGCCGGCGCCGGCGGCCGCAGCGGCGGGACCGGCCGCATGTTTCGTTGGGAACTCGCGCGCGAGCTCGCCGGTGCGCGGCGCTTTGTGGTCAGCGGCGGTCTCACGCCGGAGAACGTCGCGGACTGCGTGCGAGCGGTGCGCCCGTATGCCGTGGACGTGCGCAGCGGAGTCGAAACGAGCGGGCTGAAAGACGGCGCGAAGGTTCGCGCGTTCGTCGAGGCGGTGCGGCTTGCCGACGCGGGGGTTGGAGCATAA
- the trpB gene encoding tryptophan synthase subunit beta, with the protein MIDTGEHTILPDARGYFGQFGGVFVPEVLVEALVRLEKAMNEAFADPAFWNEYETLLCDYVGRPSPVYHAERLVDGPHAPIVFKREDTNHTGAHKINNTVGQALLARRMGKQRLIAETGAGQHGVATATVGAKLGMQVDVYMGAVDVERQALNLYLMKLLGARVHPVESGTRTLKDATNEAFREWAARVEDTFYVIGSVVGAHPYPYMVREFQKVIGIEARAQIIERYGRLPSDVVACVGGGSNAMGIFSGFLADAEVKLWGVEAAGHGVRAVDTAASLNAGSVGILHGSRSYVLQDDEGQVRDTHSISAGLDYPGVGPEHSYLKDSGRARYVAVDDAEALDAFHHTALREGIVPALESAHAIAFARCLAKTRGPEGLIVVNLSGRGDKDVRTVAALEGTEI; encoded by the coding sequence ATGATCGATACCGGCGAGCACACGATCCTTCCCGACGCGCGCGGGTACTTCGGGCAGTTCGGCGGCGTCTTCGTTCCCGAGGTCCTCGTCGAGGCACTCGTGCGGCTCGAGAAGGCGATGAACGAGGCGTTCGCCGATCCGGCGTTTTGGAACGAGTACGAGACGCTGTTGTGCGATTACGTCGGGCGGCCTTCGCCGGTCTATCACGCTGAGCGACTGGTCGACGGGCCGCATGCGCCGATCGTCTTCAAGCGCGAGGACACGAACCACACCGGCGCGCACAAGATCAACAACACCGTCGGACAGGCGCTGCTCGCGCGGCGGATGGGAAAGCAGCGTCTCATCGCGGAGACCGGCGCGGGCCAGCACGGCGTCGCGACGGCGACCGTCGGCGCGAAGCTCGGGATGCAAGTCGATGTCTACATGGGCGCGGTCGACGTCGAGCGCCAAGCGCTCAACCTCTATTTGATGAAGCTGCTCGGCGCGCGCGTCCATCCGGTCGAAAGCGGAACCCGCACGCTGAAGGATGCGACGAACGAAGCGTTTCGCGAGTGGGCGGCGCGGGTCGAGGACACCTTCTACGTGATCGGCTCGGTCGTCGGCGCGCACCCGTATCCCTACATGGTGCGCGAGTTTCAGAAAGTCATCGGGATCGAAGCGCGCGCGCAGATCATCGAGCGCTACGGGCGGCTGCCGAGCGACGTCGTCGCGTGCGTCGGCGGCGGGTCGAACGCGATGGGAATCTTCAGCGGCTTCCTCGCAGACGCCGAGGTGAAGCTGTGGGGCGTCGAAGCCGCCGGGCACGGCGTGCGCGCGGTCGACACGGCGGCCTCGCTGAACGCCGGAAGCGTCGGCATCTTGCACGGCTCGCGCAGCTACGTGCTGCAGGACGACGAAGGGCAAGTCCGCGACACGCATTCGATCAGCGCTGGACTCGACTATCCCGGCGTCGGCCCCGAGCACTCGTACCTGAAAGACAGCGGCCGCGCGCGCTACGTCGCGGTCGACGACGCCGAAGCGCTCGACGCATTTCACCACACCGCGCTGCGCGAGGGGATCGTTCCGGCGCTGGAGTCCGCGCACGCGATCGCGTTCGCGCGCTGTCTGGCGAAAACACGCGGGCCGGAAGGGCTGATCGTGGTGAACTTGAGCGGCCGCGGCGACAAGGACGTGCGCACCGTCGCCGCGCTCGAAGGGACCGAGATCTGA
- the trpA gene encoding tryptophan synthase subunit alpha produces the protein MKFADSLELAARARARGAAPIVFFTYVNPVDRYGAERFAHGAREAGAAGAIVPDVPLEELDTFAPPLRAAGLAIPLLIAPTTPPARAARIAAASSGFVYLVSRLGVTGARREPDVGWIAGALARLREATRLPLAVGFGIATPAQAAAVGAVADGVIVGSALIDAYAGSHGQEAARKAAAFTRALKEAVQR, from the coding sequence ATGAAGTTCGCCGACTCGCTCGAGCTTGCCGCACGCGCTCGCGCGCGCGGCGCCGCGCCGATCGTGTTCTTCACCTACGTGAACCCGGTCGACCGCTACGGCGCGGAACGCTTCGCGCACGGTGCGCGCGAGGCCGGCGCGGCGGGCGCGATCGTCCCCGACGTTCCGCTCGAAGAGCTCGACACGTTCGCGCCGCCGCTGCGCGCCGCCGGGCTCGCGATCCCGCTCCTCATCGCGCCGACGACGCCGCCGGCGCGCGCGGCGCGGATCGCCGCCGCGTCGAGCGGATTCGTCTATCTCGTCTCACGGCTCGGCGTGACCGGCGCGCGGCGCGAGCCGGACGTCGGTTGGATCGCCGGTGCCCTCGCGCGGCTGCGCGAAGCGACGCGGCTTCCGCTCGCGGTCGGCTTCGGCATCGCGACCCCCGCGCAGGCCGCCGCGGTCGGCGCGGTCGCCGACGGTGTCATCGTAGGGAGCGCGCTGATCGACGCGTACGCCGGTTCCCACGGCCAGGAGGCCGCGCGCAAGGCGGCGGCTTTCACGCGCGCACTAAAAGAGGCGGTGCAACGATAG
- a CDS encoding amino acid ABC transporter substrate-binding protein — translation MQYRSLLVTALALAFAVGGSSAGIEPVAAASDTIVFGSPISLTGNLTKEGHLTQEGYDFWKNYVNAHGGIKVGNKSYKVDIKYYDDESKNDTSAQLAERLIDQDHVNFILGPYGSGTSFTVAQIAERKKIPMVEGNGAAEKIFKQGFKYTFGVLSPARRYLEGILEMAHSQKPVAQTVAITAASDAFSQEVADGATAWANSHGMKVVYNNKYPDTATDVSSIISALKQQNPDLILNAGHVQDALLVQKGLREQNVQAKGYGYTVGPDTPDFVNALGKDANDVFGAAQWSEAVKYKADRKGFYATAPEYAKAFEGVYHHAPDYHNAESTAACLAFQYAIENAGSLDPEKVRDALAKLDVTTFYGILKFDSRGLNVYKPMVVNQIQNGKLLTVWPRGLAQAAPKYPAPPWGKR, via the coding sequence ATGCAGTATCGTTCGTTGCTCGTCACCGCGCTTGCGCTTGCCTTCGCGGTGGGTGGGAGCAGCGCTGGCATAGAACCGGTCGCGGCCGCGAGCGACACGATCGTGTTCGGTTCGCCGATCTCGCTGACCGGCAACTTGACGAAAGAAGGTCACCTCACCCAAGAGGGCTACGACTTCTGGAAGAATTACGTCAACGCGCACGGCGGGATCAAGGTCGGCAACAAGAGCTACAAGGTCGACATCAAGTACTACGACGACGAGTCGAAGAACGACACCTCGGCGCAGTTGGCTGAGCGGCTGATCGATCAGGACCACGTCAACTTCATCCTCGGCCCGTACGGCTCGGGAACGAGCTTCACGGTCGCGCAGATCGCCGAGCGCAAGAAGATCCCGATGGTCGAAGGGAACGGCGCCGCCGAGAAGATCTTCAAACAGGGCTTCAAGTACACGTTCGGCGTCCTCTCGCCGGCTAGACGCTACCTCGAAGGGATTCTCGAGATGGCGCATTCGCAAAAGCCCGTTGCGCAGACCGTCGCGATCACGGCGGCAAGCGACGCGTTCTCGCAGGAAGTCGCGGATGGCGCGACGGCGTGGGCGAACTCGCACGGCATGAAGGTGGTCTACAACAACAAGTACCCCGACACCGCGACCGACGTGTCGTCGATCATCTCGGCGCTCAAGCAGCAGAACCCGGATCTCATCCTCAACGCCGGCCACGTGCAGGACGCGCTGCTGGTGCAGAAGGGTCTGCGCGAGCAGAACGTTCAGGCGAAGGGCTACGGCTACACCGTCGGCCCGGACACCCCGGACTTCGTCAACGCGCTCGGCAAGGACGCGAACGACGTCTTCGGCGCGGCGCAGTGGTCGGAGGCGGTGAAGTACAAGGCCGACCGCAAGGGCTTCTACGCGACGGCGCCCGAGTACGCGAAGGCGTTCGAGGGGGTGTACCATCACGCGCCCGACTACCACAACGCGGAGTCGACCGCGGCCTGCCTGGCGTTCCAGTACGCGATCGAGAACGCCGGCTCGCTCGACCCGGAGAAGGTGCGCGACGCGCTCGCCAAGCTCGATGTCACCACGTTCTACGGCATCCTCAAGTTCGACAGCCGCGGCCTCAACGTGTACAAACCGATGGTGGTGAACCAGATCCAGAACGGCAAGCTGCTGACGGTGTGGCCACGCGGCCTCGCGCAAGCGGCGCCGAAGTACCCCGCGCCGCCGTGGGGCAAGCGATAG
- a CDS encoding branched-chain amino acid ABC transporter permease gives MQLLAQDLVNGILAGGILAVVALGFSLVWGIMNIINLAHGAFIMLGAYLTYQLFQSFHVDPFLSLPISFVALFVLGYLIQRSLINWVARAPILTTFLLTFGLSLLLVNIAEIVWTGDRRGITTVYTGVSFTALGVTVPWVKLWTLLVALAITAAMQIWLTRTKTGRAIRATSMDIGAAQLSGVRTPQIYAIVYGLSAGLAGVAGTLIALSYALTPTMGDPFLIKAFVVCVLGGLGSVEGALIGGLVYGIVEAFATQLDFTIGTQHISGSGLQDAIALIVLLIVLIVRPTGIVGKATA, from the coding sequence ATGCAACTGCTGGCCCAGGATCTCGTCAACGGGATTCTCGCAGGCGGGATCCTGGCCGTGGTGGCCCTCGGCTTTTCGCTGGTCTGGGGCATCATGAACATCATCAACCTCGCGCACGGCGCGTTCATCATGCTCGGCGCGTACCTGACGTACCAGCTCTTCCAGAGCTTTCACGTCGATCCGTTCCTCTCGCTCCCGATCTCGTTCGTCGCGCTGTTCGTGCTGGGGTACCTGATCCAGCGCTCCCTGATCAACTGGGTCGCGCGCGCGCCGATTCTCACCACGTTTCTGCTGACGTTCGGGCTCTCGCTGCTGCTGGTGAACATCGCCGAGATCGTCTGGACGGGCGATCGCCGCGGGATCACGACCGTCTACACGGGCGTCAGCTTCACCGCGCTCGGCGTGACGGTGCCGTGGGTGAAGCTGTGGACGCTGCTCGTCGCGCTGGCGATCACCGCCGCGATGCAGATCTGGCTCACGCGCACGAAGACGGGCCGCGCGATCCGCGCGACGTCGATGGACATCGGCGCGGCGCAGCTCTCCGGCGTGCGCACGCCGCAGATCTACGCGATCGTCTACGGGCTGAGCGCCGGGCTGGCCGGCGTTGCCGGGACGCTGATCGCACTCTCGTACGCGCTCACCCCGACGATGGGCGATCCGTTCCTGATCAAGGCGTTCGTCGTGTGCGTGCTCGGCGGGCTGGGCTCGGTCGAGGGCGCGCTGATCGGCGGTCTCGTCTACGGGATCGTGGAGGCGTTCGCGACGCAGCTCGACTTCACGATCGGGACCCAGCACATCAGCGGTTCCGGCCTGCAGGACGCGATCGCGCTCATCGTGCTGCTGATCGTGCTGATCGTGCGGCCCACCGGGATCGTCGGAAAAGCGACCGCGTGA
- a CDS encoding branched-chain amino acid ABC transporter permease gives MNHSPSAVQSSTGTVLRRIGLGGITGSPVAFAIALGIMALLLAVPATHNDYFQIVFRNILMYAAMAYGWNVIGGYTGYVSFGQVAFFGLGGYCSAVLSANGVDNLFADVALACVVNVAFAIVIGIPVLRLKGHYFAIATLGIALAITDIVANLDALGGSSGLAVHHVDEAHFYIYYYAMWLVALGSMLGTYAIARSKLGYAFVAIRENEDAAAVLGIGQTRYKVIAWAISGMMAGAAGAVFAPANGFLDPSIAFSVDSNVFPIVMAILGGVGSVAGPFIGSLILTGTNELLQRYFISIHTLFFGAMIVLVVLLLPRGLVWLFGLKGGARAWLKALTAYKA, from the coding sequence GTGAACCATTCTCCGAGCGCGGTGCAGAGCAGCACGGGCACCGTGCTGCGCCGCATCGGGTTGGGCGGGATCACCGGGAGCCCGGTGGCGTTCGCGATCGCGCTGGGGATCATGGCGCTGCTGCTGGCGGTGCCGGCGACACACAACGACTACTTCCAGATCGTCTTTCGGAACATTCTGATGTACGCGGCGATGGCGTACGGGTGGAACGTGATCGGCGGCTACACCGGCTACGTCTCCTTCGGCCAAGTCGCGTTCTTCGGCCTCGGCGGCTACTGCTCGGCGGTCCTGAGCGCGAACGGCGTGGACAACCTGTTCGCCGACGTCGCGCTGGCCTGCGTGGTGAACGTGGCCTTCGCGATCGTGATCGGCATCCCGGTGCTGCGGTTGAAGGGACACTACTTCGCGATCGCGACGCTGGGGATCGCGTTGGCGATCACCGACATCGTCGCGAACCTCGACGCCCTCGGCGGCTCGAGCGGCCTGGCCGTCCACCACGTCGACGAGGCGCACTTCTACATCTACTACTACGCGATGTGGCTGGTCGCGCTCGGCTCGATGCTTGGGACGTATGCGATCGCGCGCTCGAAGCTCGGTTATGCGTTCGTCGCGATCCGCGAGAACGAGGACGCCGCCGCGGTGCTCGGGATCGGCCAGACGCGCTACAAGGTGATCGCCTGGGCGATCAGCGGGATGATGGCCGGCGCCGCCGGCGCCGTGTTCGCGCCCGCCAACGGCTTTCTCGATCCGTCGATCGCGTTCTCCGTCGACTCCAACGTCTTCCCGATCGTGATGGCGATCTTGGGCGGGGTCGGCAGCGTCGCGGGTCCCTTCATCGGCTCGCTGATCCTTACCGGCACGAACGAGTTGCTGCAGCGCTATTTCATCAGCATCCACACGCTGTTCTTCGGCGCGATGATCGTGCTGGTGGTGCTGCTCCTGCCGCGCGGCCTGGTGTGGCTGTTCGGCTTGAAAGGCGGCGCGCGCGCGTGGCTCAAAGCCCTCACGGCGTACAAGGCATGA
- a CDS encoding ABC transporter ATP-binding protein — protein MRIANVGMRFGGLWALSEVSFDVERGSVVGLIGPNGSGKTTLMNVISGVYKPSTGEVTYAGKRIADVPTHEVCHLGIARTFQVVKPFASLTVRENVAVGAMYGRNGAKRSTRASFERAQELLEFVGLARVAERPASDLTIPDRKRLEVAKALALDPDVLLLDEVMAGLNAAEVDEALDLLRAVNGRGVTLIVVEHLMKAIVSISTTIVVLAEGKKIAQGAPSEVLASPQVIEAYLGSRWLKRQEQLKQIESQRAEAERVQPPEATQQPLDPPQHPPEATP, from the coding sequence ATGCGCATCGCGAACGTCGGGATGCGTTTCGGCGGCTTGTGGGCGCTCAGCGAGGTGAGTTTCGACGTGGAGCGCGGCAGCGTCGTCGGGCTGATCGGCCCGAACGGGTCCGGCAAGACGACGCTGATGAACGTGATCAGCGGCGTCTACAAGCCGTCGACCGGCGAGGTGACGTACGCCGGCAAGCGGATCGCCGACGTGCCGACGCACGAGGTCTGTCACCTGGGGATCGCGCGCACGTTCCAAGTCGTCAAGCCGTTCGCGTCGCTGACCGTGCGCGAGAACGTCGCGGTCGGCGCGATGTACGGCCGCAACGGCGCGAAGCGCTCGACGCGCGCGTCGTTCGAGCGCGCGCAGGAGCTGCTCGAGTTCGTCGGGCTGGCGCGCGTCGCGGAGCGCCCGGCGAGCGATCTGACGATCCCCGACCGCAAGCGGCTCGAGGTGGCGAAGGCGCTGGCGCTCGACCCCGACGTGCTGCTGCTGGACGAGGTGATGGCCGGGCTCAACGCCGCCGAAGTCGACGAAGCGCTCGATCTGCTGCGCGCGGTCAACGGGCGCGGCGTCACGCTGATCGTGGTCGAGCACCTGATGAAGGCGATCGTGTCGATCTCGACCACGATCGTCGTGCTCGCCGAAGGGAAGAAGATCGCGCAAGGCGCGCCGAGCGAGGTGCTCGCCTCGCCGCAGGTGATCGAAGCGTACCTCGGCTCGCGTTGGCTCAAGCGCCAGGAGCAGCTCAAGCAAATCGAGTCGCAGCGCGCGGAAGCGGAGCGCGTACAGCCGCCCGAAGCGACCCAACAGCCGCTCGACCCGCCCCAACACCCGCCCGAGGCAACGCCGTGA
- a CDS encoding ABC transporter ATP-binding protein — MTAGAGARVATSPLVVDGLSAGYGDTQVLWDVSLRVDPGEIVALIGSNGAGKSTLLGALSGVVSVWGGTVRYGDRVLTGEEPDRIVRAGLVQVPQGRRLFGSLSVEDNLLMGAYLRRDSEVRSDLERILTLLPRLRERIDYLAGRLSGGEQQQVAIGRALMARPQVLLIDEMSLGLAPVLVDHLIELLAQINKTGVSILIVEQDVQTALEVSSRAYVLETGRITLSGPSGQLLDDPQVKKAYLGV; from the coding sequence GTGACGGCCGGTGCAGGCGCGCGCGTCGCGACGAGCCCGCTCGTCGTCGACGGCCTCAGCGCGGGCTATGGCGACACGCAAGTGCTGTGGGACGTTTCGCTGCGCGTCGATCCGGGCGAGATTGTCGCGCTGATCGGCTCGAACGGCGCCGGCAAGTCGACGCTGCTGGGAGCGCTGAGCGGCGTCGTGTCGGTCTGGGGCGGAACCGTGCGCTACGGCGATCGCGTGCTGACGGGAGAAGAACCCGACCGCATAGTGCGCGCCGGGCTGGTGCAGGTTCCGCAAGGCCGCCGGCTGTTCGGCTCGCTCAGCGTCGAAGACAACCTGCTGATGGGCGCGTACCTGCGCCGTGACAGCGAGGTGCGCAGCGATCTCGAGCGGATCCTCACCTTGCTGCCGCGCCTGCGCGAGCGCATCGACTACCTCGCCGGCCGCCTCTCCGGCGGCGAGCAGCAGCAAGTCGCGATCGGCCGCGCGCTCATGGCGCGCCCGCAAGTGCTCTTGATCGACGAGATGTCCCTCGGCCTCGCGCCCGTGCTCGTCGACCACCTCATCGAGCTCCTCGCGCAAATCAACAAAACCGGCGTCTCGATCCTCATCGTCGAGCAAGACGTCCAAACCGCCCTCGAAGTGAGCTCCCGCGCCTACGTCCTCGAAACCGGCCGCATCACCCTGAGCGGCCCCTCCGGCCAACTCCTCGATGACCCCCAGGTGAAGAAGGCGTATTTGGGCGTATAA
- a CDS encoding tyrosinase family protein: protein MPNENAAAAPAPRPSRYRRFQEIMTAASAGSSATYEGYGTFWNLPLEELKRLRLYGVPMFLGDDPQRPLTGAQSGIVRGLRGEYPFDETLFPPLPWGGKRVADVDVALIEQWIDAGCPEPDADPAEVQDDARRRALANGDAAHPEHDGNVNQFFAEKGSIKQRKNVNALSDDELTRLRNAFAWMKKYDAWYLDERSFQYWARIHASQCQHGWEQFLTWHRAYLYGFELKLQDYDPSVTLPYWDWTDDSAKDVIVSVQDMGPKVDNRDNGIIPAAFQCWIDAEGLKNLAGKIPSDVLAALKTVQDKPFNSGSRLFATAGIDYGKDRASDKAIIAELERINPLFHWKRWPGGNASLIFQAYPQQDDVDQIMKIENFFDFGSGSTDDQFFGALENIHNLIHNFTGGLNPNYKYNPATDEAQDDPANPDDGEVAFGDMQNGAFTAFDPIFWFHHSNVDRLWAQWQALHPSAHPDDPTAVLPPWNFTVQDTYSTRKLGYEYVAKTHLFLTDSDTGIQRFRSEAVSVPPQVIDKRRRAEIRVHTVQYVTRAGYHVRAFLNSPDANASTDVRNNERYVGQVNVLTGLCIGGPGHCAVPQRPTNRFDRRPRHHKTPSNLRFDATGVVRALSAKGETDFHVNLVVLNTDGTPADDALFIDGVSLNFLD, encoded by the coding sequence ATGCCGAACGAAAACGCCGCGGCCGCGCCGGCGCCGCGGCCGTCCCGCTATCGCCGCTTCCAGGAGATCATGACGGCAGCGTCCGCCGGGTCGTCCGCGACGTACGAAGGCTACGGAACGTTCTGGAACCTGCCGCTCGAGGAGCTGAAGCGGCTGCGGCTCTACGGCGTTCCGATGTTCCTCGGCGACGATCCGCAGCGCCCGCTCACCGGTGCGCAGTCGGGGATCGTGCGCGGGTTGCGCGGCGAGTACCCGTTCGACGAGACGCTCTTCCCGCCGCTGCCGTGGGGCGGCAAGCGTGTCGCCGACGTCGACGTCGCGCTGATCGAGCAGTGGATCGACGCCGGTTGCCCCGAGCCCGACGCCGATCCCGCCGAGGTGCAGGACGACGCGCGGCGCCGCGCGCTGGCGAACGGCGACGCCGCGCATCCGGAGCACGACGGGAACGTCAACCAGTTCTTCGCCGAGAAAGGCTCGATCAAACAGCGCAAGAACGTCAACGCGCTCAGCGATGACGAGCTGACCCGGCTGCGCAACGCCTTCGCGTGGATGAAGAAGTACGACGCGTGGTACCTCGACGAGCGCAGCTTTCAGTACTGGGCGCGCATCCACGCCAGCCAGTGCCAGCACGGCTGGGAGCAGTTCCTCACCTGGCACCGTGCGTATCTCTACGGCTTCGAGCTCAAGCTGCAGGACTACGACCCGTCGGTCACGCTGCCGTACTGGGACTGGACCGACGACTCGGCCAAGGACGTGATCGTCTCGGTGCAAGACATGGGGCCGAAGGTCGACAACCGCGACAACGGGATCATCCCCGCGGCATTCCAGTGCTGGATCGACGCCGAGGGCCTGAAGAACCTCGCAGGCAAAATTCCTTCGGACGTGCTGGCCGCGCTGAAGACCGTGCAGGACAAGCCGTTCAACTCCGGCTCCCGGCTGTTCGCAACAGCCGGAATCGACTACGGCAAGGATCGCGCGAGCGACAAAGCGATCATCGCCGAGCTCGAGCGGATCAACCCGCTCTTCCACTGGAAGCGCTGGCCGGGCGGCAACGCCTCGCTGATTTTCCAGGCGTATCCGCAGCAAGACGACGTCGACCAGATCATGAAGATCGAGAACTTCTTCGACTTCGGCAGCGGCTCGACCGACGACCAGTTCTTCGGCGCGCTCGAGAACATCCACAACCTGATCCACAACTTCACCGGCGGCCTCAACCCGAACTACAAGTACAACCCCGCGACGGACGAGGCGCAGGACGACCCGGCGAACCCGGACGACGGCGAAGTCGCCTTCGGCGACATGCAGAACGGCGCGTTCACGGCGTTTGACCCGATCTTCTGGTTCCACCACAGCAACGTCGACCGGCTGTGGGCGCAGTGGCAGGCACTTCACCCGAGCGCGCACCCCGACGATCCGACCGCGGTGCTGCCGCCCTGGAACTTCACCGTGCAGGACACGTACAGCACGCGCAAGCTGGGCTACGAGTACGTCGCGAAGACGCACCTGTTCCTCACCGACAGCGACACGGGGATCCAGCGCTTCCGCTCCGAGGCGGTCAGCGTCCCGCCGCAGGTGATCGACAAGCGGCGGCGCGCCGAGATCCGCGTGCACACCGTGCAGTACGTCACCCGCGCCGGCTACCACGTGCGCGCGTTCCTCAACTCGCCCGACGCGAACGCGAGCACCGACGTGCGCAACAACGAGCGGTACGTCGGCCAAGTGAACGTGCTGACGGGGCTGTGCATCGGCGGACCCGGGCACTGCGCGGTCCCGCAGCGGCCGACGAACCGGTTCGACCGCCGCCCGCGCCACCACAAGACGCCTTCGAACCTGCGCTTCGACGCCACCGGCGTCGTGCGCGCGCTCTCCGCCAAAGGCGAGACCGACTTCCACGTCAACCTGGTCGTGCTGAACACCGACGGAACGCCGGCCGACGACGCGCTGTTCATCGACGGCGTCTCCCTGAACTTCCTGGACTAG